The Amycolatopsis jiangsuensis nucleotide sequence TAGTACGACGAGAGCCGGTTGGCCGCCAGGAACACATAGGACGGTGCGAGGTCGTCCGGGTGCGCGGCTCGTTCGAACGGCACCTGCAGACCGAACTTCTCCACCTTCTCCGGCGGGAACGTCGACGGGATCAGCGGTGTCCACACCGGACCCGGTGCCACGCAGTTGATCCGTACACCGCGCTCGGCCAGCGCCTGCGCCATGGAGTAGGTCCAGGCGTGGATGGCACCCTTGGTCGCGGAGTAGTCGATCAAAGACTTGTTGCCGCGCAACCCGTTCACCGAACCGGTGTTGATGATCGCGGCACCTTCGCCGAGATGGGTAAGCGCGGCCTGGGTGACCCGGAAGTAGCTGTGCATGTTCACGTCGAAGGTGTGCATCCACTGCTCTTCGGTCAGGTCCTCCGGCCGGTCGACCGGCCACTGCGTCGCCGCGTTGTTCACCAGCAGGTCGAGCCCGCCGAGGTGCTGCACGGTCTCGCTGACGACGTCCTTGCAGTGCTGCGCCTTCGCGAGGTCGCCAGG carries:
- a CDS encoding SDR family oxidoreductase; protein product: MQPRPRDTMDDYEGRGLLEGKRALITGGDSGIGRATAIAFAKEGADVAIAYLEEHNDAEYTREQVEAAGRKCVLLPGDLAKAQHCKDVVSETVQHLGGLDLLVNNAATQWPVDRPEDLTEEQWMHTFDVNMHSYFRVTQAALTHLGEGAAIINTGSVNGLRGNKSLIDYSATKGAIHAWTYSMAQALAERGVRINCVAPGPVWTPLIPSTFPPEKVEKFGLQVPFERAAHPDDLAPSYVFLAANRLSSYYSGEVIAPLGGETTPG